Proteins from a genomic interval of Staphylococcus debuckii:
- a CDS encoding RNA polymerase sigma factor, with product MINEDEFRYANFTFCERNNAMPQHPSEITTKITSLILRAQAEDKEAVNQLLILLQPLIRQRIQNKSIAFSDCDDLLQDISLRICRNIDKYQLSTSTPFDHFLNRLIKTSKFDYYRKQTRLNKQHQCLIEEARSRYETAVSEQSIEERLIIEEAREKLDSYCKKLSKLEQEVVQYILDDYSPQKTAYAIGITEKAVYNALYRCKTKLRKEYKQYE from the coding sequence TTGATTAACGAAGATGAATTCAGGTATGCTAATTTCACTTTCTGTGAAAGGAACAATGCCATGCCTCAGCATCCCAGTGAAATCACCACGAAAATCACCTCGTTAATTTTACGCGCTCAAGCAGAAGACAAAGAAGCGGTTAACCAGTTGCTTATCCTATTACAGCCCTTGATCCGTCAACGTATTCAAAATAAAAGTATCGCATTTTCAGATTGTGATGACTTACTCCAAGATATCTCTCTTAGAATTTGCAGAAATATAGATAAATATCAACTATCAACCAGTACACCCTTTGACCATTTTCTAAATCGTTTAATTAAAACTTCAAAGTTTGATTACTACCGAAAACAAACCAGATTGAATAAACAGCACCAATGTTTGATAGAAGAAGCGCGAAGTCGATATGAGACCGCTGTTTCAGAACAAAGCATTGAGGAAAGATTAATTATAGAAGAAGCAAGGGAAAAGTTGGATTCTTATTGCAAGAAATTAAGTAAACTAGAACAAGAAGTAGTACAATATATATTGGATGACTATTCTCCGCAAAAAACAGCATATGCGATAGGGATTACGGAAAAAGCAGTATATAATG